From Candidatus Methylomirabilota bacterium:
GACGAGCCCCGCGACCAGGAGCTGGCCGCCGTTGAGCACGAGCAGGTCGACGCCGGGGTCCGCGCGCTTGAAGAGGAGCGTGCCCGCGACGAGGCACGCGATCGAGAGCAGGATCAGCGCCATCGCGCCGGGCTCGTTGTCGGGGCCGATCCGGCTCCACATGACCCACACCACGCCCCCGAAGCTCGTGAGGAGCCCGAGGACCTTCCGCGCGGTGAGCCGCTCGCCGAGGAGCCACGCCGCGCACAGGGCGAGCATCAGCGGGTTCGTGCTCGCGAGCACCGCGCCCATCCCCGCCGACAGGTGGCGGAGGGCGACCGCCGTGAGCCCGAGGTAGAGCGCGTAGTTGAGCACGCCGAGCGCCGCGAGCGTCCGCCAGTCGGTGAGCCGCGCGGGGAGCGCCGTGCCGCGCCAGCGCGCGATCAGGAGGAGCGCCGCGCCCGCGACGATGAAGCGCGAGGACATGAGGAAG
This genomic window contains:
- a CDS encoding EamA family transporter, translated to MRYTALAVLFSLLWASAFSAVKIGLRSSPPLFLMSSRFIVAGAALLLIARWRGTALPARLTDWRTLAALGVLNYALYLGLTAVALRHLSAGMGAVLASTNPLMLALCAAWLLGERLTARKVLGLLTSFGGVVWVMWSRIGPDNEPGAMALILLSIACLVAGTLLFKRADPGVDLLVLNGGQLLVAGLVLAVPVLAWEDLRAVQLTASFLGAQAYLIVGVSWIGMLIWFWLLTHGDATRASAYFFLNPIFGIFLGALLLGEALHARDFLGAAVVALGIWLVQRG